Within the Marinobacter sp. SS13-12 genome, the region CCGTCGCATTGCCCTCGATGCTGCGTGATACCCCGAGAGTAGTGGCCATACTGACAATGGCAGTCAGTACGACGGCGCCAACGACAATGGCGATACGTTTTACGAGGGGGCTATTGCGTGTCATCTGGTCTCTTCGTTGGGTACAGCAAATATGGAGGGAGTGTACCTCCTTGAGGATAGTCGGGCACCCGTGATTACCCCAATAGGCGATCTCCCATCATAGTCTTTGACCCTGTGCAGGGCAAAACATGAAACTGCAAGTTGGTTTCGGGTGGATAGTGTCATGCAGCCTTTCTCCATTGGTGATGATGACGATAACGATAAACTGACCTCGCTGGCAGTGGTTCTTCCGCTGGCGGTCGTTGGCTTCGTTATTGCGGCTGGTTGCTGGACCATTTTTGCCGTGGCCGGCGCGCACCTTCGGAATGCTCTTGGGGTGGGCAGCCTGGAGTTTGGTCTGTTGCTGGCAACGCCCATGGCTGCGGGTGCCTTTTTGGCGGTGCCAGCGGGCATTGCCGCCCAGAAGGTGGGTGCAAGGCGGGTCATGATTGCCTGCCTGCTCGGCCTTGCTGTTTCTATGGCATTGCTGCTGGTGGTGGAAACCTGGGCCGGGTACCTGCTGGTTGCGGCTGGTCTGGGCCTTGCCGGCGGATTTTACAGCGCTGGCCTTCAGTTCGTGACCAGTCATGCCTCGTCCCGACATATGGGGCTTGTACTGGGCATATTCGGTGCCGGAGTGACGGGCGCCGGCTTCAATTATTATCTGGTTCCGCTGATTGTGCAGGCATTCTCCTGGAAAGGCGTGCCACTTGCCTATCTGGTTGTTCTTTTATTAGTGACCGCCCTGCTGGTGTTGCTGACGGACGATTCGGATTCCCGTGGCGATCCCGATGTTGAAACCAGTGCCAGGCAACTGTTGCGTCGCCTTGAAAATCTGCGGATGTGGCGACTGTATCTGTATTTTGGAGTGGTAGCCGGGAGCTTTTTTTCCCTGGCGTTATGGCTGCCGGATTTCATGGCCTCCCGTTTCCTGCTGACGATGGAGTCAGGTGCCCGGCTGGCGTTGTGGTTTGTGATTCCCGGCGCCCTGGCACAGGTTCTGGGAGGGGGGCTGTCAGATCGCTACGGGGCGGGTAGGGTGGTAGTGCGCTCACTCGTGGCCTGTCTGGTCGCCCTGTTCGTGCTGTCCTACCCTCCCATGACGCTGTCAGTTCATGGCATTGATTCAGTGATTGCACTGGAGCTTTCCCTGCCACTCTTTCTCGAAGGATTGTTCATAGTCCTGCTGGGCATTGCGTTGGGCTCCGCCATGGGTGGTCTCCAGCGCATGGTCATTGAGGAAAACCGTGAGGCAGCGGCCTTCGCCGCCGGAATGTTGCTATTCAGTGCCTGCCTGGTTGCGTTTCTGCTGCCGGTGCTTTTCGGCGCCATGATTCACTGGGTCGGCGTGGGTACGGCCATGTTCATGATCCTTTTCATACTGCTGACCGGCAGCCTGTTCCTGTTCGCCCGGGACTACCGTCGCGAAGAGCGCCGGGCGTTGTTACACAAGGGTGTATAGCGCTTCTACCACCTGGGTGGTAGAGGCGGGTTATGTGGTAGTAACCACGCAGATTTCAGGGTTTTTCTCCCACACAATGGTCTCAAATCGGAACAATGATCCGGACGACGGAGAGAGACCATGAGTCATTTGATCGACAAACTGAACTACTTCAGGAAAAAGCGCGAGCCGTTCGCCAACGGCCACGGCGAAACCCACGATGTCAGTCGCGAGTGGGAAGACAGCTACCGCCAGCGCTGGCAGCATGACAAGATCGTGCGCTCCACCCACGGTGTAAACTGCACCGGCTCCTGCAGCTGGAAAATCTACGTCAAGAACGGCCTGGTCACCTGGGAAACCCAGCAGACCGATTATCCCCGTACCCGTCCGGACCTGCCCAACCACGAGCCCCGCGGCTGCCCCCGCGGCGCCAGTTACTCCTGGTACATGTACAGCGCCAACCGCCTGAAATACCCGCTGATGCGCAAGCATCTGATGAGGCTTTGGCGTGAAGCAAAAACGCAACACAAGGATCCTGTGGATGCCTGGGCCTCCATCGTGGAAGACCCGAAGAAAACCGCCGAGTACAAGCCCCGCCGCGGGATGGGTGGTTTCGTGCGCTCGAGCTGGGACGAAGTCAACGAGCTGATTGCCTCCTCCAACGTGTACACCGCCAAAAAATATGGGCCTGACCGTATCATCGGCTTTTCGCCGATCCCGGCCATGTCCATGGTGTCCTACGCTGCCGGCAGCCGCTACCTGTCCATGATCGGTGGCGTGTGCATGAGCTTCTACGACTGGTATTGCGACCTGCCGCCGGCTTCCCCGCAAACCTGGGGTGAGCAGACCGACGTGCCGGAATCCGCCGACTGGTACAACTCCGGCTACATCATCGCCTGGGGCTCCAACGTACCCCAGACCCGTACCCCGGACGCCCACTTCTTTACCGAAGTGCGTTACAAGGGTACCAAGACGGTCGCCATTACTCCTGACTACGCCGAAGTCTCCAAGTTGTCTGACGAGTGGCTGAACCCGAAGCAGGGCACCGATGCCGCTCTGGGTATGGCCATGGGCCACGTGATCCTGAAGGAATTCCACGTCGACAAGCCCAGCGAGTATTTCACTGACTACGTACGCCGCTACACGGATATGCCGTACCTGGTCATGCTGGAACAGCGTGAAGATGGCCGCTACGTGCCGGGCCGCTTCCTGCGTGCCAGCGACCTGGTGGATGGCCTCGGGGAAGAGAACAACCCCGAGTGGAAAACCATTGCTATCGACGAGAAGACCAATCAGCTGACTGCGCCTAATGGATCTATCGGTTACCGCTGGGGCCAGAAAGGCAAGTGGAACCTGAAGCAGACCGCCGGCAGCGCCGATGTGGAACTGCAGCTGTCCATGGTCGAGAAACACGATGACGTGGTGGACGTTGCCTTCCCTTACTTCGGCGGTATCGAGCATGACCATTTCAAGAGCGTGGAAATCTCCGACACCCTGACCCACAAGCTGGGCAGTCGCAAGGTTGAGTTGGCCGACGGCAGCGAAGGCCGCGTGGTCACGGTTTATGACCTGATGGTGGCGAACTACGGCATCAGCCGTGGCCTGGGCGACGATGATGGCGCTACCTCTTACGATGAAGTGAAGCCCTACACCCCGGCCTGGCAGGAAAAGATCACCGGCGTTCCTGCCGGCAAAGTGATCCGTATTGCCCGTGAATTCGCCGACAACGCCGACAAGACCAAGGGCCGTTCCATGGTCATCGTTGGTGCCGGTATGAACCACTGGTACCACATGGACATGAACTACCGTGGCCTGATCAACATGCTGATCATGTGTGGCTGTATTGGCCAGAGCGGTGGTGGCTGGGCCCACTACGTGGGCCAGGAAAAACTGCGCCCGCAGACCGGCTGGCAGCCGCTGGCGTTTGGTCTGGACTGGCAGCGTCCACCGCGCCACATGAACTCAACCTCCTTCTTCTATGCCCACTCCGGCCAGTGGCGCTACGAGAAACTGGGTGTGGACGAAATCCTGTCGCCGCTGGCGGACAAGTCCAAATTCAGTGGCAGCCTGATTGACTACAACGTCCGCGCCGAGCGCATGGGCTGGCTGCCGTCTGCGCCGCAACTGAACCGCAACCCGCTGGGTATCGCAGCCGAAGCCGAGAAAGCCGGCATGGAAGTGGCCGATTATGTGGCCCAGTCCATGAAGGACGGCTCCCTGGCCTTCGCCAGTGAAGACCCGGAAGCACCGCAGAACTGTCCGCGCAACCTGTTTGTGTGGCGCTCCAACCTGTTGGGCTCCTCCGGCAAGGGCCATGAGTACATGCTCAAGTACCTGCTGGGTACCAAGAGTGGCCTGCAGGGCAAGGATCTTGGCCACGAAGGCGGCGCCAAGCCGACGGAAGTGAAATGGCATGACGAAGCGCCGGAAGGCAAGCTTGACCTGCTGGTGACCCTGGACTTCCGCATGTCCACCACCTGTCTGTATTCCGACGTCGTTCTGCCGACCGCCACCTGGTATGAGAAAAACGACCTGAATACCTCGGACATGCACCCGTTCATTCACCCGCTGACTGCCGCCACTGATCCGGCCTGGGAAGCGCGCAGTGACTGGGAAATCTACAAGGGCATTGCCAAGGCGTTCTCCAAAGCAACCGAAGGTCACCTGGGTGTCGAGAAAGACGTGGTTACCCTGCCGCTGCTGCACGACGCACCGGCCGAGCTGGGCCAGCCCTTCGACGTGAAGGACTGGAAGCGTGGTGAGTGCGAACTGATTCCCGGCAAGACTGCGCCCAACTTCATCACCGTTGAGCGTGACTACCCGAACACCTATGCACGCTTTACCTCACTCGGGCCGCTGCTGGACAAGCTGGGCAACGGTGGCAAGGGCATCAACTGGAACACCGAGAAGGAAGTGAAGTTCCTCGGCGACCTGAACTACAAGCATATCGACGGGGCCAACGCCGGCCGTCCGAAGATTGAAAGCGCGATTGATGCGGCGGAAGTCATCCTGACCCTGGCGCCGGAAACCAACGGCCAGGTAGCAGTGAAAGCCTGGGCAGCACTGTCCGAGTTCACCGGCCTGGACCACAGCCATCTGGCGAAGAACAAGGAAGAGGAAAAAATCCGCTTCCGGGATATCGTGGCGCAGCCGCGCAAGATCATCTCCAGCCCGACCTGGTCTGGCCTGGAAGACGAGCACGTGTCCTACAACGCCGGCTACACCAACGTTCACGAGCTGATTCCCTGGCGCACCCTCACCGGTCGTCAGCAGTTCTACCAGGACCATGAGTGGATGCGCGCCTTTGGTGAGAGCCTGCTGGTGTACCGTCCGCCCATCAACACCAAGACTGTCAGCAGCATGTTGAACCAGCGCAGCAACGGAAACCCCGAGAAAGCGCTGAACTGGATCACACCACACCAGAAGTGGGGCATCCACAGCACCTACAGCGATAACCTGCTGATGCTGACCCTGTCCCGCGGTGGTCCGATCGTGTGGCTGAGTGAAGACGACGCCAAAGAGATGCAGATCGAGGACAACGACTGGATCGAACTGTTCAACGCCAACGGTGCCATCGCGGCCCGGGCGGTGGTCAGCCAGCGGGTCATGCCGGGCATGGTGATGATGTATCACGCCCAGGAGCGGATTGTGAATATTCCAGGTTCCGAGATCACCGGTACCCGTGGTGGTATCCACAACTCGGTTACCCGGGTATGCCCGAAGCCGACCCACATGATTGGTGGCTACGCCCAGTATTCCTACGGCTTCAACTACTACGGCACCGTAGGCTCCAACCGCGATGAATTCGTGGTGGTGCGCAAGATGCACAACATCGACTGGCTCGATGGCGAAGGTAACGACACTGTTCAGGAGGCTGTAAAATGAAAATCCGTTCCCAAGTCGGCATGGTACTGAACCTGGACAAGTGCATCGGATGCCACACCTGTTCTGTGACCTGTAAAAACGTGTGGACCAGCCGTGAAGGCATGGAATACGCCTGGTTCAACAACGTCGAAACCAAGCCCGGTATCGGCTACCCGAAAGAGTGGGAGAACCAGGACAAGTGGAAGGGCGGCTGGATGCGTGACAGCTCCGGCAAGATCCGCCCGAAGATCGGTGGCCGCTTCCGGATTCTGGCGAACATTTTCGCCAACCCGGATCTGCCGCAGATCGATGACTACTACGAGCCGTT harbors:
- a CDS encoding nitrate reductase subunit alpha codes for the protein MSHLIDKLNYFRKKREPFANGHGETHDVSREWEDSYRQRWQHDKIVRSTHGVNCTGSCSWKIYVKNGLVTWETQQTDYPRTRPDLPNHEPRGCPRGASYSWYMYSANRLKYPLMRKHLMRLWREAKTQHKDPVDAWASIVEDPKKTAEYKPRRGMGGFVRSSWDEVNELIASSNVYTAKKYGPDRIIGFSPIPAMSMVSYAAGSRYLSMIGGVCMSFYDWYCDLPPASPQTWGEQTDVPESADWYNSGYIIAWGSNVPQTRTPDAHFFTEVRYKGTKTVAITPDYAEVSKLSDEWLNPKQGTDAALGMAMGHVILKEFHVDKPSEYFTDYVRRYTDMPYLVMLEQREDGRYVPGRFLRASDLVDGLGEENNPEWKTIAIDEKTNQLTAPNGSIGYRWGQKGKWNLKQTAGSADVELQLSMVEKHDDVVDVAFPYFGGIEHDHFKSVEISDTLTHKLGSRKVELADGSEGRVVTVYDLMVANYGISRGLGDDDGATSYDEVKPYTPAWQEKITGVPAGKVIRIAREFADNADKTKGRSMVIVGAGMNHWYHMDMNYRGLINMLIMCGCIGQSGGGWAHYVGQEKLRPQTGWQPLAFGLDWQRPPRHMNSTSFFYAHSGQWRYEKLGVDEILSPLADKSKFSGSLIDYNVRAERMGWLPSAPQLNRNPLGIAAEAEKAGMEVADYVAQSMKDGSLAFASEDPEAPQNCPRNLFVWRSNLLGSSGKGHEYMLKYLLGTKSGLQGKDLGHEGGAKPTEVKWHDEAPEGKLDLLVTLDFRMSTTCLYSDVVLPTATWYEKNDLNTSDMHPFIHPLTAATDPAWEARSDWEIYKGIAKAFSKATEGHLGVEKDVVTLPLLHDAPAELGQPFDVKDWKRGECELIPGKTAPNFITVERDYPNTYARFTSLGPLLDKLGNGGKGINWNTEKEVKFLGDLNYKHIDGANAGRPKIESAIDAAEVILTLAPETNGQVAVKAWAALSEFTGLDHSHLAKNKEEEKIRFRDIVAQPRKIISSPTWSGLEDEHVSYNAGYTNVHELIPWRTLTGRQQFYQDHEWMRAFGESLLVYRPPINTKTVSSMLNQRSNGNPEKALNWITPHQKWGIHSTYSDNLLMLTLSRGGPIVWLSEDDAKEMQIEDNDWIELFNANGAIAARAVVSQRVMPGMVMMYHAQERIVNIPGSEITGTRGGIHNSVTRVCPKPTHMIGGYAQYSYGFNYYGTVGSNRDEFVVVRKMHNIDWLDGEGNDTVQEAVK
- a CDS encoding MFS transporter, yielding MQPFSIGDDDDNDKLTSLAVVLPLAVVGFVIAAGCWTIFAVAGAHLRNALGVGSLEFGLLLATPMAAGAFLAVPAGIAAQKVGARRVMIACLLGLAVSMALLLVVETWAGYLLVAAGLGLAGGFYSAGLQFVTSHASSRHMGLVLGIFGAGVTGAGFNYYLVPLIVQAFSWKGVPLAYLVVLLLVTALLVLLTDDSDSRGDPDVETSARQLLRRLENLRMWRLYLYFGVVAGSFFSLALWLPDFMASRFLLTMESGARLALWFVIPGALAQVLGGGLSDRYGAGRVVVRSLVACLVALFVLSYPPMTLSVHGIDSVIALELSLPLFLEGLFIVLLGIALGSAMGGLQRMVIEENREAAAFAAGMLLFSACLVAFLLPVLFGAMIHWVGVGTAMFMILFILLTGSLFLFARDYRREERRALLHKGV